The Glandiceps talaboti chromosome 9, keGlaTala1.1, whole genome shotgun sequence genome window below encodes:
- the LOC144440363 gene encoding uncharacterized protein LOC144440363 — MDFKGCFLGCLVSVFMTVCVHSADFTIDVTTTERTPLVVGADLALLYCDYTITPQPDESTSVSVDWNRGISLMARVTVGGLSPIVQSSDPDKYGIINGSSLKIFNVDSEDAGTYTCLVTVTPTGGQESVRESSNTELRVLDENGNILTTPDPVGGAVYNLATKSILIIAATTLLLITVF, encoded by the exons tatgtgtacattctGCCGACTTTACGATCGATGTAACGACCACAGAAAGGACTCCGTTGGTAGTTGGAGCTGATTTAGCACTACTTTATTGTGACTACACCATTACACCGCAACCGGACGAATCCACCAGCGTATCTGTCGATTGGAATAGGGGTATCAGCTTGATGGCAAGGGTAACTGTTGGTGGTCTAAGCCCAATTGTACAATCCTCGGACCCTGACAA gTACGGCATTATTAATGGTTCCAGCTTAAAAATTTTCAACGTCGACTCAGAGGACGCCGGTACTTATACTTGTCTGGTGACCGTGACACCGACTGGAGGACAAGAGTCTGTGAGAGAATCATCCAACACGGAGTTACGTGTTCTTGATGAAAATGGTAACATTTTGACGACACCAGAtcccgttggtggcgctgtttataACCTAGCGACGAAGAGCATTCTTATCATTGCTGCGACAACGCTATTGCTGATAACAGTTTTCTAG